From the genome of Azospira restricta, one region includes:
- the glmM gene encoding phosphoglucosamine mutase, which translates to MSRKYFGTDGVRGKVGEAPITPDFVMRLGYAAGRVLVAREHLPGGERPAVLIGKDTRISGYMLEAALEAGFSAAGVDVCLTGPLPTPAIAYLTRALRLQAGIVISASHNPYYDNGIKFFSAHGTKLPDAVEAEIEAGIDTPIHCVPSAELGRARRIADAAGRYIEFCKSTFPSDSDLRGLRIVVDCAHGAGYHIAPHVLHELGAEVVAIGAAPDGLNINAEVGATAPKALAREVVAHRADLGIALDGDGDRLLMVDGEGTVYDGDQLLYAIVRSRLRQGPVAGVVGTLMTNLAFEHALAALGVPFERAAVGDRYVMEKLREKGWLFGGENSGHILCLDRHSTGDGIVSALQVLSAMREAGGELKSLLSGLSLYPQRLINVPMKKGFAWQGHAAIAAAEAEVVRMLDGQGRVLLRASGTEPLLRVMVEGRDGERVAAGAELLAGAVRSACAGGAPH; encoded by the coding sequence ATGAGCAGAAAGTATTTCGGCACCGATGGCGTCCGCGGCAAGGTCGGCGAGGCGCCGATCACGCCGGATTTCGTGATGCGCCTCGGCTACGCGGCAGGGCGGGTGCTGGTGGCGCGCGAACATCTGCCGGGCGGCGAGCGCCCGGCGGTGCTGATCGGCAAGGACACGCGGATTTCCGGCTACATGCTGGAGGCGGCACTGGAGGCCGGCTTCTCGGCGGCCGGCGTCGACGTCTGCCTGACCGGCCCGCTGCCGACGCCGGCGATCGCCTACCTGACCCGCGCCCTGCGCCTGCAGGCCGGCATCGTCATCTCCGCGTCGCATAATCCGTACTACGACAACGGCATCAAGTTCTTCTCGGCGCACGGCACCAAGCTGCCCGACGCGGTCGAGGCCGAGATCGAGGCCGGGATCGACACGCCGATCCACTGCGTGCCGTCGGCCGAGCTCGGCCGCGCCCGCCGCATCGCCGATGCCGCGGGGCGCTACATCGAGTTCTGCAAGAGCACCTTCCCCAGCGACAGCGACCTGCGCGGCCTGCGCATCGTCGTCGATTGCGCGCACGGCGCCGGCTACCACATCGCGCCGCACGTGCTGCACGAGTTGGGTGCGGAGGTGGTGGCGATCGGTGCCGCGCCGGACGGTCTGAACATCAACGCCGAAGTCGGCGCGACGGCGCCGAAGGCGCTGGCGCGCGAGGTCGTCGCGCACCGCGCCGACCTCGGCATCGCGCTCGACGGCGACGGCGACCGCCTGCTCATGGTCGACGGCGAGGGCACCGTCTATGACGGCGACCAGCTGCTCTACGCGATCGTCCGCAGCCGCCTGCGCCAGGGGCCGGTGGCCGGCGTCGTCGGTACGCTGATGACCAATCTCGCCTTCGAGCATGCGCTGGCGGCGCTGGGCGTGCCGTTCGAGCGCGCGGCGGTCGGCGACCGCTACGTGATGGAGAAGCTGCGGGAGAAGGGCTGGCTGTTCGGCGGCGAGAACTCCGGGCACATCCTCTGCCTCGACCGGCACAGCACCGGCGACGGCATCGTCTCGGCGCTGCAGGTGCTGTCGGCGATGCGCGAGGCCGGTGGCGAACTGAAGTCGCTGCTCTCCGGCCTCAGCCTGTATCCGCAGCGCCTGATCAACGTGCCGATGAAGAAGGGCTTCGCCTGGCAGGGGCACGCCGCGATCGCCGCCGCCGAGGCGGAGGTGGTGCGCATGCTGGACGGACAGGGGCGCGTGCTGCTGCGCGCGTCGGGGACCGAGCCGCTGCTGCGCGTGATGGTCGAGGGGCGCGACGGCGAGCGCGTTGCCGCCGGGGCCGAACTGCTCGCCGGCGCGGTGCGCAGTGCCTGTGCCGGCGGAGCCCCGCATTGA
- the folP gene encoding dihydropteroate synthase: MKLQCGKFQLDLSRPRVMGIVNLTPDSFSGDGLADSTARAVAHARAQIDAGAELLDLGAESSRPGAVPTSLDDELRRLLPVLEALAGCGVPISIDTYKPEVMRAALAAGAAMINDIYALRMPGALAAVAESDCGVCLMHMQGEPLTMQQSPVYDDLLGEVRHFLAARVAAAQAAGIARDRLVLDPGFGFGKALENNVALLRHLPAAMPPGLPVLAGLSRKSMLGQLTGRAVGERLPASLAGALLALEGGARILRVHDVAATRDAVAVWSAAHGLV, from the coding sequence ATGAAACTGCAGTGCGGAAAATTCCAGCTTGACCTCTCCCGCCCGCGGGTGATGGGGATCGTCAACCTGACCCCGGATTCCTTCTCCGGCGACGGCCTGGCCGACAGCACGGCGCGCGCGGTCGCGCACGCGCGCGCGCAGATCGACGCCGGCGCGGAACTGCTCGACCTCGGCGCCGAGTCGTCGCGCCCGGGGGCGGTCCCGACCTCGCTCGACGACGAATTGCGCCGCCTGCTGCCGGTACTGGAGGCGCTCGCCGGCTGCGGCGTGCCGATCTCGATCGATACCTACAAGCCCGAGGTGATGCGTGCCGCGCTCGCCGCCGGCGCGGCGATGATCAACGACATCTACGCGCTGCGCATGCCGGGCGCGCTGGCGGCGGTCGCCGAATCCGATTGCGGCGTCTGCCTGATGCACATGCAGGGCGAGCCGCTGACGATGCAGCAGAGCCCGGTCTACGACGACCTGCTGGGCGAGGTCCGGCACTTCCTCGCCGCCCGCGTCGCGGCGGCGCAAGCCGCCGGCATCGCCCGCGACCGCCTCGTCCTCGATCCCGGCTTCGGCTTCGGCAAGGCGCTGGAGAACAACGTGGCGCTGCTGCGCCATCTGCCGGCGGCAATGCCGCCGGGGTTGCCGGTCCTTGCCGGGCTGTCGCGGAAATCGATGCTCGGCCAGCTCACCGGCCGCGCCGTCGGCGAGCGCCTGCCGGCGAGCCTGGCCGGTGCGCTGCTGGCGCTCGAGGGCGGCGCGCGCATCCTGCGCGTGCACGACGTCGCGGCGACGCGCGACGCGGTGGCGGTGTGGTCGGCGGCGCACGGGCTGGTGTGA
- the ftsH gene encoding ATP-dependent zinc metalloprotease FtsH, which produces MNNMFKNLAIWMVIGLVLMTVFNQFNGRQVAQSSMEYSQFIEEVKQGRIAKVTMEGRTLKAVTSDGRKITSYAPPDLWLVSDLLKNGVKIEARPEEEPSFLMNLFVSWFPMLLLIGVWVFFMRQMQGGGRGGAFSFGKSKARMLDESNNTVTFADVAGCDEAKEEVSELVDFLRDPSKFQKLGGRIPKGVLLVGSPGTGKTLLAKAIAGEAKVPFFSISGSDFVEMFVGVGAARVRDMFENAKKHAPCIIFIDELDAVGRQRGAGLGGGNDEREQTLNQMLVEMDGFEGQTGVIVIAATNRPDVLDPALMRPGRFDRQVVVPLPDIRGREQILGVHMRKVPLSPDVKADIIARGTPGFSGADLANLVNEAALFAARANKRLVDMEDFEKAKDKIMMGTERRSMVMSEEEKKNTAYHESGHAVVAKLVPKSDPVHKVTIIPRGRALGVTMQLPEEDRYAYDRTYLMSRIAVLFGGRIAEELFMNQMTTGASNDFERATQMARDMVTRYGMSDALGPMVYGENEGEVFLGRSVTTHKNVSEATMQKVDNEIRRIIDEQYALARRLLEENRDKVEAMTRALLEWETIDAEQIDDIMAGKEPRPPKQMSPSKPSADAGGSPGAAPSAAAPA; this is translated from the coding sequence GTGAATAACATGTTCAAGAACCTGGCGATCTGGATGGTGATCGGCCTTGTGCTGATGACCGTCTTCAACCAGTTCAACGGCCGCCAGGTCGCGCAGAGCTCGATGGAGTACTCGCAGTTCATCGAGGAGGTCAAGCAGGGCCGCATCGCCAAGGTGACCATGGAAGGTCGCACGCTGAAGGCGGTGACCAGCGACGGCCGCAAGATCACGTCCTACGCCCCGCCCGACCTGTGGCTCGTTTCCGACCTGCTGAAGAACGGCGTCAAGATCGAGGCCCGTCCCGAGGAAGAGCCGTCCTTCCTGATGAACCTGTTCGTCTCCTGGTTCCCGATGCTGCTGCTGATCGGCGTCTGGGTCTTCTTCATGCGCCAGATGCAGGGCGGCGGCCGCGGCGGCGCCTTCTCCTTCGGCAAGAGCAAGGCGCGCATGCTCGACGAGTCGAACAACACCGTCACCTTCGCCGACGTCGCCGGTTGCGACGAGGCCAAGGAGGAGGTCTCCGAGCTGGTCGACTTCCTGCGCGACCCGTCCAAGTTCCAGAAGCTCGGCGGCCGCATCCCGAAGGGCGTGCTGCTGGTCGGCAGTCCCGGTACCGGCAAGACGCTGCTCGCCAAGGCGATCGCCGGCGAGGCGAAGGTGCCGTTCTTCTCGATCTCCGGCTCTGACTTCGTCGAGATGTTCGTCGGCGTCGGCGCCGCCCGCGTCCGCGACATGTTCGAGAACGCCAAGAAGCACGCGCCGTGCATCATCTTCATCGACGAGCTCGACGCGGTCGGCCGCCAGCGCGGCGCCGGCCTCGGCGGCGGCAACGACGAGCGCGAGCAGACGCTGAACCAGATGCTGGTCGAGATGGACGGATTCGAGGGCCAGACCGGCGTCATCGTAATCGCCGCGACCAACCGCCCGGACGTGCTCGACCCGGCGCTGATGCGCCCGGGCCGCTTCGACCGCCAGGTCGTCGTGCCGCTGCCGGACATCCGCGGCCGCGAGCAGATCCTCGGCGTGCACATGCGCAAGGTGCCGCTGTCGCCGGACGTCAAGGCCGACATCATCGCCCGCGGCACGCCCGGCTTCTCCGGTGCCGACCTCGCCAACCTGGTGAACGAGGCGGCGCTGTTCGCCGCCCGTGCCAACAAGCGTCTGGTCGACATGGAGGACTTCGAGAAGGCCAAGGACAAGATCATGATGGGCACCGAGCGCCGCAGCATGGTGATGAGCGAGGAAGAGAAGAAGAATACCGCCTACCACGAGTCCGGCCATGCCGTCGTCGCCAAGCTGGTGCCGAAGTCGGACCCGGTGCACAAGGTCACCATCATCCCGCGCGGCCGCGCGCTGGGCGTGACCATGCAGCTGCCGGAAGAGGACCGCTACGCCTACGACCGCACCTACCTGATGAGCCGCATCGCGGTGCTCTTCGGCGGCCGCATCGCCGAGGAACTGTTCATGAACCAGATGACCACCGGCGCCTCGAACGACTTCGAGCGCGCGACGCAGATGGCGCGCGACATGGTCACCCGCTACGGCATGTCGGATGCGCTCGGGCCGATGGTCTATGGCGAGAACGAGGGCGAGGTCTTCCTCGGCCGCTCGGTGACGACGCACAAGAACGTCTCGGAAGCGACGATGCAGAAGGTCGACAACGAGATCCGCCGCATCATCGACGAACAGTATGCGCTGGCCCGCCGCCTGCTCGAGGAAAACCGCGACAAGGTCGAAGCGATGACGCGGGCGCTGCTCGAGTGGGAAACCATCGACGCCGAACAGATCGACGACATCATGGCCGGCAAGGAACCGCGACCGCCGAAGCAGATGTCGCCGAGCAAGCCCTCGGCCGACGCCGGCGGCTCGCCCGGTGCAGCCCCGTCGGCGGCGGCGCCGGCCTGA
- a CDS encoding RlmE family RNA methyltransferase codes for MARTKSSKAWLHEHVTDPYVQRAKAEGWRSRASFKLMEIDDRDRLIRPGEVVVDLGAAPGGWSQVAAERLKGKGRVIALDLLEMAAIPGVDFFQGDFRDDAILQQLEEKLAGERVGLVLSDMAPNISGISVSDQARMMHLAELGLEFSRAWLKPDGAFLVKVFQGYGYDEFVTQMKQVFKTVATRKPGASRDRSAELYLLGRGLR; via the coding sequence ATGGCCCGTACCAAGAGCAGCAAGGCATGGCTGCACGAGCATGTCACCGATCCCTACGTGCAGCGCGCGAAGGCGGAAGGCTGGCGCTCGCGCGCGTCGTTCAAGCTGATGGAGATCGACGATCGCGACAGGCTGATCCGGCCGGGCGAGGTCGTCGTCGACCTCGGTGCCGCCCCCGGCGGCTGGTCGCAGGTGGCGGCCGAGCGGCTGAAGGGGAAGGGGCGGGTGATCGCGCTCGACCTGCTCGAGATGGCGGCGATTCCCGGCGTCGATTTCTTCCAGGGCGACTTCCGCGACGACGCGATCCTGCAGCAACTCGAGGAAAAGCTCGCCGGCGAGCGCGTCGGCCTTGTACTTTCCGACATGGCCCCCAATATATCGGGCATCTCGGTGTCCGACCAGGCGCGGATGATGCACCTCGCCGAGTTGGGGCTGGAGTTCTCGCGGGCCTGGCTGAAACCCGACGGCGCCTTTCTGGTCAAAGTTTTCCAGGGCTACGGCTACGATGAATTCGTGACGCAGATGAAGCAGGTCTTCAAGACGGTGGCGACGCGCAAGCCGGGCGCGTCGCGCGACCGCAGCGCCGAACTCTACCTGCTCGGGCGCGGCCTGCGCTGA
- a CDS encoding YhbY family RNA-binding protein — translation MLQLTADERRALRARAHGLNPVVSISQNGLSEPVLKEIDASLNAHELIKVRVYGDDRAAREAYLAEICDKLAAGAVQHIGKLLVIYRPSAELAAKKAAAARPARPRSAPRRTKRSFQGSSRKD, via the coding sequence ATGCTGCAACTGACTGCCGACGAGCGCCGCGCGCTGCGCGCCCGCGCCCATGGCCTCAACCCTGTCGTCTCGATCAGCCAGAACGGTCTCTCCGAGCCCGTGCTGAAGGAGATCGACGCCTCGCTGAACGCCCACGAGCTGATCAAGGTCCGCGTCTACGGCGACGACCGCGCGGCGCGCGAGGCCTATCTCGCCGAAATCTGCGACAAGCTCGCGGCCGGCGCCGTCCAGCACATCGGCAAGCTGCTCGTGATCTACCGTCCGTCCGCCGAACTGGCGGCGAAGAAGGCGGCGGCCGCCCGGCCGGCGCGTCCCCGCAGCGCCCCGCGCCGCACCAAGCGCAGCTTCCAGGGCAGCAGCCGCAAGGACTGA
- a CDS encoding DUF4149 domain-containing protein, which produces MRRLADASYLLALTLWAGALWAIGYIAAPVLFAGVGDRTLAGALAGRMFAVVGWLGLGCGTYLLLFILLRLGATALKRLVFWLVLLMALLAAAQLFGLQPLIAQLRSESVPRELAEAATRSRFATWHGVASVLYLVQSLLAVFAVLGAGRGQK; this is translated from the coding sequence ATGCGGCGCCTGGCCGACGCTTCCTACCTCCTGGCCTTGACGCTGTGGGCCGGCGCGCTGTGGGCGATCGGCTACATCGCGGCGCCGGTCCTGTTCGCCGGTGTCGGCGACCGCACGCTGGCCGGCGCGCTGGCGGGCAGGATGTTCGCCGTCGTCGGCTGGCTCGGCCTCGGCTGCGGCACCTACCTGCTGCTGTTCATACTGCTGCGGCTCGGCGCGACGGCGCTGAAGCGCCTCGTCTTCTGGCTGGTGCTGCTGATGGCGCTGCTCGCCGCGGCGCAACTGTTCGGGCTGCAGCCGCTGATCGCGCAGCTGCGCAGCGAGAGCGTGCCGCGCGAGCTGGCGGAGGCGGCGACGAGGAGCCGCTTCGCGACCTGGCACGGGGTGGCGAGCGTGCTCTATCTGGTGCAGAGCCTGCTCGCGGTATTCGCGGTGCTGGGCGCCGGACGCGGGCAGAAATAG
- the greA gene encoding transcription elongation factor GreA, translating into MSKIPLTLTGAEKLRAELHRLKTVDRPNVVAAIAEARSHGDLSENAEYDAAKERQGFIEGRIQEVEGKLSNAQIIDPKALDADGRVVFGATVDLEDQESGDAVTYQIVGEDEADIKAGKLSFASPMARALIGKFAGDIAQVQAPGGLREFEILDVRYE; encoded by the coding sequence ATGAGCAAGATTCCGCTGACCCTGACCGGTGCCGAAAAACTGCGCGCAGAACTGCACCGTCTGAAGACGGTCGACCGGCCGAACGTCGTCGCCGCGATCGCCGAGGCGCGCTCGCACGGCGACCTGTCGGAAAACGCCGAGTACGACGCCGCCAAGGAGCGCCAGGGCTTCATCGAAGGGCGCATCCAGGAGGTCGAAGGCAAGCTGTCGAACGCGCAGATCATCGATCCGAAGGCGCTCGACGCCGACGGCCGCGTCGTCTTCGGCGCCACTGTCGACCTCGAGGACCAGGAGAGCGGCGACGCCGTGACCTACCAGATCGTCGGCGAGGACGAGGCCGACATCAAGGCCGGCAAGCTGTCGTTCGCGTCGCCGATGGCGCGCGCACTGATCGGCAAGTTCGCCGGCGACATCGCCCAGGTGCAGGCGCCGGGCGGCCTGCGCGAGTTCGAGATCCTCGACGTCCGCTACGAGTAA
- the carB gene encoding carbamoyl-phosphate synthase large subunit yields MPKRTDIQSILIIGAGPIIIGQACEFDYSGAQACKALKQEGYKVILVNSNPATIMTDPEMADVTYIEPITWKVVEKIIEKERPDALLPTMGGQTALNCALDLAKHGVLEKYDVEMIGASREAIDKAEDREKFKSAMTKIGLGSARSAVAHSMEEAQQVQAMIGFPAIIRPSFTMGGSGGGIAYNQEEFVEICKRGLEASPTSELLIEESLLGWKEYEMEVVRDRKDNCIIVCSIENLDPMGVHTGDSITVAPAQTLTDREYQIMRNASIAVLREIGVDTGGSNVQFSINPKDGRMIVIEMNPRVSRSSALASKATGFPIAKVAAKLAVGYTLDELANEITGGKTPASFEPSIDYVVTKVPRFAFEKFPTADSRLTTQMKSVGEVMAIGRTLQESLHKALRGLEVGVDGFDEKTADREEIETQLAEAGPERLWYVADAFRAGLSLDDIHRLTAIDPWFLEQIEDLYRKAEAIRGKSLASLDQGDLWALKRAGFSDKRLAKLLNTTQTAVREHRHALGVRPAYKRVDTCAAEFATNTAYMYSTYEEECESKPTDKKKIMVLGGGPNRIGQGIEFDYCCVHAALAMREDGYETIMVNCNPETVSTDYDTSDRLYFEPLTLEDVLEIVHVEKPVGVIVQYGGQTPLKLARDLEANGVPIIGTSPDMIDAAEDRERFQKLLHELGLKQPPNRTARAEDEALRLADEIGYPLVVRPSYVLGGRAMEIVHEPRDLERYMREAVKVSNDSPVLLDRFLNDACEVDVDALSDGDEVIIGGVMEHIEQAGVHSGDSACSLPPYSLSKEVQDELRRQTKLMAKALNVCGLMNVQFAIKDDEVYVLEVNPRASRTVPFVSKATGLPLAKIAARCMAGQSLASQGVTKEVIPPYYSVKEAVFPFNKFPGVDTILGPEMKSTGEVMGVGTSFEEAFVKSQMAASVKLPTSGKAFLSVKDSDKPKAVEIARNLVASGFTVVATKGTAAAIEAAGVPVTAVNKVTEGRPHIVDMIKNNEIALIVNTVEEKRQAIADSRSIRTSGLQARVTAYTTIWGAEAAAEGIKNRGELVVYPIQALHAQLN; encoded by the coding sequence ATGCCGAAGCGTACAGACATCCAGAGCATCCTCATCATCGGCGCCGGCCCGATCATCATCGGCCAGGCGTGCGAATTCGACTATTCCGGCGCGCAGGCCTGCAAGGCGCTGAAGCAGGAGGGCTACAAGGTCATCCTGGTCAACTCCAATCCGGCGACGATCATGACCGACCCGGAGATGGCCGACGTCACCTACATCGAGCCGATCACCTGGAAGGTGGTCGAGAAGATCATCGAGAAGGAGCGCCCCGACGCGCTGCTGCCGACCATGGGCGGGCAGACCGCGCTCAACTGCGCGCTCGACCTGGCCAAGCACGGCGTGCTCGAGAAGTACGACGTCGAGATGATCGGCGCCTCGCGCGAGGCCATCGACAAGGCCGAGGACCGCGAGAAGTTCAAGTCGGCGATGACCAAGATCGGCCTCGGCTCCGCCCGCTCGGCCGTTGCGCACTCGATGGAGGAGGCGCAGCAGGTGCAGGCGATGATCGGCTTCCCGGCGATCATCCGCCCGTCGTTCACGATGGGCGGCTCGGGCGGCGGCATTGCCTACAACCAGGAGGAATTCGTCGAGATCTGCAAGCGCGGCCTCGAAGCCTCGCCGACCAGCGAGCTGCTGATCGAGGAGAGCCTGCTCGGCTGGAAGGAATACGAGATGGAGGTTGTCCGCGACCGCAAGGACAACTGCATCATCGTCTGCTCGATCGAGAACCTCGACCCGATGGGCGTGCATACCGGCGACTCGATCACCGTCGCGCCGGCGCAGACGCTGACCGACCGCGAGTACCAGATCATGCGCAACGCGTCGATCGCCGTGCTGCGCGAGATCGGCGTCGACACCGGCGGCTCCAACGTGCAGTTCTCGATCAACCCGAAGGACGGTCGCATGATCGTCATCGAGATGAACCCGCGCGTGTCGCGCTCCTCCGCCTTGGCGTCGAAGGCGACCGGCTTCCCGATCGCCAAGGTCGCCGCCAAGCTTGCCGTCGGCTACACGCTCGACGAGCTGGCCAACGAGATCACCGGCGGCAAGACCCCGGCCTCGTTCGAGCCGTCGATCGACTACGTCGTCACCAAGGTGCCGCGCTTCGCGTTCGAGAAGTTCCCGACCGCCGACTCGCGCCTGACGACGCAGATGAAGTCGGTCGGCGAGGTGATGGCCATCGGCCGCACGCTGCAGGAATCGCTGCACAAGGCGCTGCGCGGCCTGGAGGTCGGCGTCGACGGCTTCGACGAGAAGACGGCCGACCGCGAGGAGATCGAGACCCAGCTCGCCGAAGCCGGCCCCGAGCGCCTGTGGTATGTCGCCGACGCCTTCCGTGCCGGCCTCTCGCTCGACGACATCCACCGCCTGACGGCGATCGATCCGTGGTTCCTCGAACAGATCGAGGACCTCTACCGCAAGGCCGAGGCGATCCGCGGCAAGTCGCTCGCTTCGCTGGACCAGGGCGACCTGTGGGCGCTGAAGCGCGCCGGCTTCTCCGACAAGCGCCTGGCCAAGCTGCTGAACACGACGCAGACCGCGGTGCGCGAGCATCGCCACGCGCTCGGCGTGCGCCCGGCCTACAAGCGCGTCGATACCTGCGCCGCCGAGTTCGCGACCAACACCGCCTACATGTACTCGACCTACGAGGAAGAGTGCGAGTCGAAGCCGACCGACAAGAAGAAGATCATGGTCCTCGGCGGCGGTCCGAACCGCATCGGCCAGGGCATCGAGTTCGACTACTGCTGCGTCCATGCCGCGCTCGCGATGCGCGAGGACGGCTACGAGACGATCATGGTCAACTGCAACCCGGAGACCGTGTCCACCGACTACGACACCTCGGATCGCCTGTACTTCGAGCCGCTGACGCTGGAGGACGTGCTCGAGATCGTGCACGTCGAGAAGCCGGTCGGCGTCATCGTCCAGTACGGCGGCCAGACGCCGCTGAAGCTCGCGCGCGACCTCGAGGCCAACGGCGTGCCGATCATTGGCACCTCGCCGGACATGATCGACGCCGCCGAGGACCGCGAGCGCTTCCAGAAACTGCTGCACGAGCTCGGCCTGAAGCAGCCGCCGAACCGCACTGCGCGCGCCGAGGATGAGGCGCTGCGTCTGGCCGACGAGATCGGCTATCCGCTGGTCGTCCGCCCGTCCTACGTGCTCGGCGGCCGCGCCATGGAGATCGTGCACGAGCCGCGCGACCTCGAACGCTACATGCGCGAGGCGGTGAAGGTGTCGAACGATTCGCCGGTGCTGCTCGACCGCTTCTTGAACGATGCCTGCGAGGTCGACGTCGACGCGCTGTCCGACGGTGACGAAGTGATCATCGGCGGTGTCATGGAACACATCGAACAGGCCGGCGTGCACTCCGGCGACTCGGCCTGCTCGCTGCCGCCGTACTCGCTGTCGAAGGAGGTGCAGGACGAACTGCGCCGCCAGACCAAGCTGATGGCCAAGGCGCTCAACGTCTGCGGCCTGATGAACGTGCAGTTCGCGATCAAGGACGACGAGGTCTACGTGCTGGAAGTGAATCCGCGCGCGTCGCGTACCGTGCCCTTCGTCTCCAAGGCCACCGGCCTGCCGCTGGCGAAGATTGCGGCGCGCTGCATGGCCGGCCAGAGCCTGGCGAGCCAGGGCGTGACCAAGGAAGTGATCCCGCCCTACTACTCGGTCAAGGAAGCCGTCTTCCCGTTCAACAAGTTCCCGGGTGTGGACACCATCCTCGGCCCGGAAATGAAGTCGACCGGCGAGGTGATGGGGGTCGGCACCAGCTTCGAGGAAGCCTTCGTCAAGAGCCAGATGGCCGCCAGCGTCAAGCTGCCGACCTCGGGCAAGGCCTTCCTCAGCGTCAAGGATTCGGACAAGCCGAAGGCGGTCGAGATCGCCCGCAACCTGGTCGCCAGCGGCTTCACGGTGGTGGCCACGAAGGGCACCGCGGCGGCGATCGAGGCGGCAGGCGTGCCGGTGACGGCGGTGAACAAGGTCACCGAAGGCCGCCCGCACATCGTCGACATGATCAAGAACAACGAGATCGCGCTGATCGTGAACACGGTCGAGGAGAAGCGGCAGGCGATCGCCGATTCGCGCTCGATCCGCACCTCCGGCCTGCAGGCGCGGGTGACGGCGTACACGACGATCTGGGGGGCCGAGGCGGCCGCCGAAGGCATCAAGAACCGCGGCGAGCTGGTGGTCTATCCGATCCAGGCGCTGCACGCGCAGCTGAACTGA
- the carA gene encoding glutamine-hydrolyzing carbamoyl-phosphate synthase small subunit, producing MPPFPPALLALADGTVFRGFAIGAEGSTSGEVVFNTAMTGYQEILTDPSYCRQIVTLTYPHIGNTGCNAEDWESRANFAAGLVIRDLPVRPSNWRMTETLPAYLKKNGIVAIAGIDTRALTRVLREKGAQAGCIVAGAADEAKAVAEARAFPGLAGMDLAKVVSVDSPYAWSEGEWSLTGFQPLPEPGFNVVAYDFGVKRNILRMLAQRGCRVTVVPAQTPAAEALALKPDGIFLSNGPGDPEPCDYAIAAIREFLARGVPTYGICLGHQLLALASGAKTMKMKFGHHGANHPVKDLDTNQVLITSQNHGFAVDPDSLPANLRATHVSLFDGSLQGVARTDVPAFSFQGHPEASPGPHDVAYLFDRFIKAMQDKQAEGK from the coding sequence CTGCCGCCGTTCCCGCCCGCCCTGCTCGCGCTAGCCGACGGTACCGTGTTCCGCGGCTTTGCCATCGGCGCCGAGGGCAGCACCAGCGGCGAGGTGGTGTTCAACACCGCCATGACCGGCTATCAGGAAATCCTGACCGACCCGTCGTACTGCCGCCAGATCGTCACGCTGACCTACCCGCACATCGGCAACACCGGCTGCAATGCCGAAGACTGGGAGTCGCGCGCCAACTTCGCCGCCGGCCTGGTCATCCGCGACCTGCCGGTCCGCCCGTCGAACTGGCGGATGACCGAGACGCTGCCGGCGTACCTGAAGAAGAACGGCATCGTCGCCATCGCCGGCATCGACACCCGCGCGCTGACGCGCGTGCTGCGCGAGAAGGGGGCGCAGGCCGGCTGCATCGTCGCCGGTGCGGCCGACGAGGCGAAGGCGGTCGCCGAGGCGCGCGCCTTCCCCGGCCTCGCCGGCATGGACCTGGCCAAGGTCGTCTCGGTCGATTCGCCGTACGCGTGGAGCGAAGGCGAGTGGTCGCTGACCGGCTTCCAGCCGCTGCCGGAGCCCGGGTTCAACGTCGTCGCCTACGACTTCGGCGTCAAGCGCAACATCCTGCGCATGCTCGCCCAGCGCGGCTGCCGCGTCACCGTCGTGCCGGCGCAGACGCCGGCCGCCGAGGCGCTGGCGCTGAAGCCGGACGGCATCTTCCTGTCCAACGGCCCGGGCGACCCCGAGCCCTGCGACTACGCGATCGCCGCGATCCGCGAATTCCTCGCGCGCGGCGTGCCGACCTACGGCATCTGCCTCGGCCACCAGCTGCTGGCGCTCGCCTCCGGCGCGAAGACGATGAAGATGAAGTTCGGCCACCATGGCGCCAACCATCCGGTCAAGGATCTCGACACCAACCAAGTGCTGATCACCAGCCAGAACCACGGCTTCGCCGTCGATCCGGACTCGCTGCCGGCCAACCTGCGCGCGACGCACGTGTCGCTGTTCGACGGTTCGCTGCAGGGCGTCGCCCGCACCGACGTGCCGGCCTTCTCGTTCCAGGGACACCCGGAAGCCAGCCCCGGCCCGCACGACGTGGCCTATTTGTTCGACCGATTCATCAAGGCGATGCAAGACAAGCAGGCCGAGGGGAAGTAA